In a genomic window of Scyliorhinus torazame isolate Kashiwa2021f chromosome 5, sScyTor2.1, whole genome shotgun sequence:
- the LOC140422257 gene encoding uncharacterized protein, translating to MEKPWICGDCGKGFSAPSQLEIHRRIHTGERPFTCSVCEKGFTQLSHLNTHQRVHTGERPFTCSQCGKDFSDPSGLRSHQRIHTGERPFSCSQCEKRFSDSSTLRTHHRVHTRERPFSCSQCGKGFTHSSYLNAHKLVHSGVRPFTCSQCEKEFTQLSHLQTHQRVHTGEKPFTCSQCGKGFSQLSSLQTHQRVHTGEKPFTCSQCGKGFSQLSSLQRHQRVHTGERPFTCSQCGNKFTELSSLQTHQRVHTGERPFTCSRCGKGFTTLSSLRRHQQVHTGES from the coding sequence atggagaaaccgtggatatgtggggattgtgggaagggattcagtgcccCATCTcaactggagattcatcgacgtattcacactggggagaggccgttcacctgctctgtatgtgagaagggattcactcagttatcccacctaaatacacaccagcgtgttcacactggggagaggccattcacctgctctcagtgtgggaaggatttCAGTGATCCATCCGGCCTGCGgtcacaccagcgcattcacactggggagaggccattcagctgctctcagtgtgagaagagattcagtgattcatccaccctgcggacacaccaccgGGTTCACACAAGGGAGAGGCCGtttagctgctctcagtgtgggaagggattcactcattcatcctatCTGAATGCACACAAGCTAGTTCACTCTggggtgaggccattcacctgctctcaatgtgagaaggaattcactcagttatcccacctacagacacaccagcgggttcacactggggagaagccgttcacctgctctcagtgtgggaagggattcagtcaattatccagcctgcagacacaccagcgagttcacactggggagaagccgttcacctgctctcaatgtgggaagggattcagtcaattatccagcctgcagagacaccagcgagttcacactggggagaggccgttcacctgctctcagtgtggaaacaaATTCACTGAGTTAtctagcctgcagacacaccaacgagttcacactggggagaggccgttcacctgctctcgatgtgggaagggattcactacattatccagcctgcggagacaccagcaagttcacaccggggagagttaa